A window from Chelmon rostratus isolate fCheRos1 chromosome 13, fCheRos1.pri, whole genome shotgun sequence encodes these proteins:
- the st6gal2a gene encoding beta-galactoside alpha-2,6-sialyltransferase 2, translating into MKSSMRQWRRLVLVGMLAWVLLFLALLSYFLDARVNEPLTSAGSLLSQHPDTRRLASIQASHQQHTSLGSRAELASTLTTTYPREEPSASSTTPEFSLEVSHSPNSAPYAIYGGQEASHQDYLDPQSLAAWSSFGTENVGSHSDSAVQSRERTSQTTEDQNHVSTTRHRSVEEEDEDERENEDEELGNRMRTTAGRRAGGDSSDLEEYYFSKSASVVQRLWRGRVSAGMLSPRLQRAMKDYVSANKHHVSYNGHRRVAQSAKELLCQMKAQARLRTVDGSEQPFSSLGWAHLVPSLPLEQVYRQQDQSSFKTCAVVTSAGAILRSGLGKEIDTHDAVLRFNAAPTEGYERDVGNKTTIRIINSQILANPKHRFNTSSIYKNVTLVAWDPAPYTVNLHKWYASPDYNLFGPYVEHRKLHPGQPFYILHPSYVWRLWDVIQGNTQENIQPNPPSSGFIGILLMMALCEQVHVYEYIPSMRQTDLCHYHERYYDAACTLGAYHPLLYEKSLIQRINNGPESDLRRKGRVTLPGFSTVNCDI; encoded by the exons ATGAAGTCCAGCATGAGGCAGTGGCGGAGGCTGGTGCTGGTGGGAATGCTGGCCTGggttctcctcttcctcgccctcCTCTCCTACTTCCTGGATGCTCGTGTAAATGAGCCCCTGACCTCTGCTGGCTCTTTACTCTCCCAGCACCCTGACACCCGTCGCCTGGCCTCTATACAGGCCTCCCATCAACAGCACACCAGCCTGGGCTCCCGTGCTGAACTGGCTTCCACCTTAACTACAACCTACCCCAGAGAGGAGCCCTCTGCCAGCTCCACGACCCCAGAGTTCAGCCTGGAGGTGAGCCACAGCCCCAACAGTGCTCCCTACGCCATTTATGGTGGCCAGGAGGCCAGCCACCAGGACTACTTGGATCCACAGAGCCTGGCTGCCTGGTCCTCCTTTGGTACAGAAAATGTGGGTTCTCACTCAGACTCTGCAGTACAGAGTCGTGAGAGAACTTCCCAGACCACAGAGGACCAGAACCATGTCAGCACCACACGTCACCGCAGTGttgaggaagaagatgaagatgagaggGAGAATGAAGATGAAGAACTAGGAAACAGGATGAGGACTACAGCAGGCAGGAGGGCTGGTGGTGACTCCTCTGATCTGGAGGAATATTACTTCTCCAAGTCAGCCTCTGTGGTGCAGCGGCTGTGGCGGGGCCGCGTGTCCGCCGGCATGCTAAGTCCTCGGCTGCAGCGCGCCATGAAGGACTACGTCAGTGCCAACAAACACCACGTTTCCTACAATGGGCATCGCAGAGTCGCCCAGAGCGCTAAAGAGCTGCTGTGTCAAATGAAGGCCCAGGCCCGGCTGAGGACAGTGGACGGGTCGGAGCAGCCCTTCTCCTCACTTGGTTGGGCTCATCTTGTTCCGTCTCTTCCCCTGGAACAAGTGTACAGGCAGCAGGACCAGAGCAGCTTCAAGACCTGTGCGGTGGTCACCTCGGCTGGTGCCATCCTGCGCTCAGGACTGGGCAAAGAGATTG ATACGCATGATGCAGTTTTACGGTTCAACGCTGCACCTACAGAGGGATATGAGAGGGACGTGGGGAACAAAACCACCATCCGTATCATCAACTCGCAG ATTTTGGCCAATCCTAAGCATCGATTCAACACAAGCTCAATCTATAAGAATGTGACCCTCGTGGCTTGGGACCCTGCCCCTTACACTGTCAACTTACACaag TGGTATGCCAGTCCCGACTACAACCTGTTCGGTCCGTACGTGGAGCACCGCAAGCTCCATCCTGGACAGCCCTTCTACATCCTTCACCCCAGCTATGTGTGGCGACTCTGGGATGTGATTCAGGGCAACACTCAGGAGAATATCCAGCCCAATCCTCCCTCGTCTGGCTTCATAG GCATCCTCCTAATGATGGCGCTGTGCGAGCAGGTGCATGTGTACGAGTACATTCCCTCAATGAGGCAGACGGACCTTTGCCACTACCATGAGCGTTATTATGATGCCGCCTGTACGCTGGGTGCCTACCACCCCCTCCTGTACGAGAAGAGCCTGATCCAGCGGATCAACAACGGGCCCGAGAGTGACCTCAGGAGGAAGGGACGAGTCACTCTTCCAGGCTTCAGCACCGTCAACTGTGACATCTGA